The genomic DNA TGAGTGCGCCTGGCAGTACTtggtgctctaacacggctcCTGTCGTGGGGACTTCTGGATCTGGTGGATGAGTTCCGtgtccgacgctgctggcgggagtgcTGTTGTCTTTGGGAACTCCTGGCAGGTGTCTCCCTTGAGTTTCGCCTGCCAGCACTCGGTGGTGGCGTGCAGTTCCTGTCAAGGGGACTTCTGGACCGGCCGGCcggatttggggtctgacgttgccggcgggagcggtttcgcctgcgggATGTCCCTGATGCTTCCTGGCTGGGGATGCGGCTCCCAGCACTTGGTGCTCTCACACAGTTTCTGACACGGCGACTTCTGGACCGGCCGGATGCATTTGGGGTCTGATGTTGTTGGTGGGAGCGATTTTGGTTGCGGGATGTCCTTGATGTCTCCCGGCTGCGGCTgctcctcccagcactgggcgctctcacctggctcctgTCGTGGCGACTTCTGgaccggccggatggatttggggtctcatgttgcaggcgggagcggtttcgcctgcgggATGTCCCTGATGGTCTCggcctgggcctgcgcctcccaggacttggtgaTGGCTCATGGGTCCTGTCCAGGGGACTTCTGGACCGAAAGTGTGGAttttgggcccgacgttgccggcgggggtggttttgccggcggtcaggcccccgactgctggagctgctgctgtcctcGGTTTCTGTGAAGGTGCTGTGGGATGACCCCGATGTTACTTGActctcagggctggagctgctcgtctcctgtgagggagTTTGCAGAGGCTGCTCCCATGTTCCCTGTCGGTTGGTACGGCGGtggctggtctgtggtgctgaagagACACGGGCTGGCACCTGGGCGCTGGTgctggggctgatggtctccaGTGGTGCAGAACTGGGAGACTGCCATGGTAGCATGAGGATGCCTGCGTTGGTGCTGGTGGTCTGGGGTTCCCTGGAGCCGTCAcaaggctccagtcctgactgcCTGGCCATGCTGACACCAGGAAGCCGGGAGTCAACTcgggaggctgtgaggggaaacaggaatgtcaaggccaccccagaCCTGGGgcaggataggccagagcagtgcctccagccctcctggagcagacagGCTCCGCCAAACCCACCCTGAGCACCCACTGCCatgcccaggggcaccaggcccagggtcaaCAGGGTGctttgcctcttacatgtgcccaggccagcacagccatcacattcccagctggtTATACTGGTCCTCaggccagagcagtgtctgtgggtgccctcggcagcacaggaagagcacaggagcagttcccagggcctggggaagcaaacaggttcatggaggtgaggacaaagtgtccaaagcgTGGGAGTATctggctgagctcttctcctgggtccttctgcttctAGCCTTGCAGAGCCCCAGGatgcagctttggcaacttacccctgtcgctctgcctcctgcctgcctcctggaaaaaggcactcacTGGCATCACAGCGCCTGTGTCTGTCTCCCAGCTCATCAAATGCATTAAAGCCCTCCCATGTTGGTGGTctgatgggaaaaggaaaactgatgagctccctctgccctggcatcgggcaggtgcagggtgtccctgctctTCCCCCTGTGCCATTTCCAGCTCCTGCGGGAAGCTGAACCCGGGACTCACGGaacagggcagggccaggactgctggggcaggccctggcacggcACAGCACTTGCACCCCCTGTTTTGTGAGCCAGGCAGAAGGACACCAACCTGAAGGGGATTCGGATCCCCATGGTGAGCAGATCCTTGCGAAATGCATCATCATTTCTGCAGAGGGGGCACTGCATGGAGGAATAACCAGCATGcagagcctgtccctgcaggagaaACACAACAGCCAGAGTGaggccctggtgctgctgtgcccctgctgtgcccccagaGGTGACAGAACCACTCCTACTTGGATGCAGTCCCTGTGGAACCAGGCACTTTTGCAGGCTGGGCACACCATGGTGTTGAAGGTTTTTCTGTCCTCCACAGGCTCCATGCAGATGATGCATTCGGTGCCCGGCTCTGGAGTTGCCTCCACTGCCTGCTGTGGCCTGTGTGCAGCGCAGAAGgccctggggggaaaaaggggtgGGTGAGGTGAGAAGTGCTgggcccttccctggtggtggtaaggaggggacaggaggtaCCTGTATGGTCTGCAGAACTGGGTGACACAGCCTCCCTGCTTGGCACAGGGCAGGTGGAAGCTCACATCACAGTGTCTTCTACAGCAGTAAATGGTGGCCCCGATTTGGCCACagatgctgcagctctggaaagagcagagcagccccatcagcagcagcctcagggcctcctccttgtcccagaGCTGGTTGGAAGGGCTGGGTTTTCTTGCCTGGTGTCTGAGGTAAGCTCCAGCAAACCTCGCCTGGCACAAATCTCCCTGCTCTAGTCAGCCTCTTACCTGCTCTGCCGCCTGGGAGACTACATCTCGGATCTCCCATGAGTGAAGACACCAGAGTCCTCTTCGATGAATCGGGCGGTCAGGAAAGTTGTTGgcaaaaaactgcaggaaaatgcCACTGACTGATGAGCAGAGAGTGGCAGGGACTGCCTGTCAAAAAGTGGAGGGAGCCCACAGAGCAACTCACCAGGCAGTTCTCGTGGGCACAGAACCCATGTATGAAGAGTTTTTCCCCGCAGATGTCCGAATCAGCATCTGATTGCCGACACAGCAGGCAtgctggaggggagagagacaatggcccgggcatggcacctgtaCTGCCcgccctgacagcccctctgccaggctgagggaggggcactttgctctcacctggctccctccctctGGGGGCCGCCTGCTCCCTGTGTGACATGGTGACTGTCAGCGGTGGGTCTCTGTCCTTGGAACACCGAGGTCTCCTTCAGGTGCTCCTACACTGGTTTTGAGGCAGAAGTGAGACGAGTTTGCAACACAGGGCCAGAGCCCTGAGGCGTAGAGCCCCCTGACTCGCTGGTCAGCCCTGTGTGAGCCCGGTCTCTATCTGCCGTCTCTTCCTGGCGTCTGGTTGAGGAACACCAAGGTCTCCTCCAGGTGCTCCTACACTCTCTGCGCAAAAGAAGCGAGAGGCGTTTGCAAAAGGGGggctgtccctcctcttccttctcctctcgtGATCAGGTAACACTGACACTGGGCCTGAGCCCAGAGTCCCGTTTTGTGCCCTTGACCTCACGGGtcacagtggccactgtgaCATCAGCATCATGCACCTGAAATACGGGCAGGGATGGCCCCAGCCCACCCCCCCCACTGTGAGGCAGCCCCTTGGTAACCGAGGTTCCGAGGCGGGTCCCGAGCGCTCGGTAAGCACAGAGCCGGggcggctgctgctgcagcaagcACAGGGTCAAATGCCAGGCCCTGGGGCAGCCACCGAGGACTCTTGGGCAGCCACTGTTGCACAAAAAGTGCTGTTCAGGCAGTGCCACTCCAGGGCTCCGGCCCTGGCCAAGGCAgatctctgctcctgcccctggcccagggaacactgccagcACATCAGGGACGCTGATTCCCCAGCAGAGGTGCCTGAGGACTGCAGGGAAGCCGACATCACTCCAGTCTTCAAAAAGGGCAGCAAGATGGACCCAGGAAATGATGGGCCCATCAGTGTCACCTCCATCCCCAGAAAGGGGACAGAACAGCTCATGCTGCATGTCATCTCTAAGCCTGTGGAataaaaggaaggggaaatCATGCTTGACCAGTCTCCTAGCTTTCTCTGCTGGAGTGACTGGCTGGGTacatgaggggagagcagtgccTGTTGTCTGCcatgacttcagcaaggcttttcaCCCTGCCTCCCAGAACACCCTCCCAGGCAGCTCAGCAAGTGTGGCTTAGATGAGTGGACACTGAGGGGGTTGAGACctggctgaatggcagagctcagagggttGTGAGCGCGGCGCTCAGTGCTGGGGCCAGCCTCGTTTGACCGTTTGCCCGGTGACCTGGCAGAAGGGACAGAGAGCACCCTCAGCACGTTTGCTGATGATATggactgggaggagtggctgaggcaCCACAAGGCTCTGCTGCCATCCAGCGAGTCCTGGGCGGGCTGAAGCTTTGGGCGCAGAGGCACCTAGTGAATAGCAAAAAAATCCGGTAGCTGGGTCTTTGTCTCGCTGCCTGAATTCAGGCTGGCAGGCAGATTTTAATCCAGCACAGGGCATAGCTGCCCCTTGTGTAAGCACCACACTGCAGCGCAGATTAGAGCCATAGAAGGGTAGAAGGCTTGGGTTGGGAGAGCCCTTTAAAGGCCACCCCGTGCAAATCCCGCAGCCTCGGGGCTTCcacaggcagccccagggctctgggTAGGGCACAGTCCACAGATGTGCCTGGGGGACAAggctcctgtgctggagcctctgtggagctgctgggagccggATGTTTTTCCCTGAGCTGGTTGGAAGGGATGGGGTTTCTTtcctgggctctgggcagggcgCAGCTCTGATGTCCTGTCCCACTCGGCAGGTTTGGGGAAAGGTCGATGGATAACCTCTGGATGGCGCACGGTGCAGTTTTTGCCTCCAGGGCAGCGAAGCCCAACCCGCGGCACTCGCCGCTCGCCGTCCTCTCCTGCGCTCCGTTGGGCGGGACCCTCCCCCGCTGGGACCCGCGATCATTTGGGTGCCCGAGTTCCGCGCCCGCGCTCCCCTCGGTGCCAGAATGTTCCCGACGCTTTTCCCGGGCTCGCGGCGCTCCCTCGTGCCCGAGCGCCGCCACTCCAGCGCCGACCGCGGCTGTTCCCAAAGCGCCGCCGTGTGCGGGGAGGGCGGGACGGCTCGGGGCGACTGAGTgcgggggctgccccgggcAGAGCTCCCCCTGCGATCCCAGCGCGCTCCCGGCGGGCACTTTGGAGCCAGGCAGCCATTCCTGCGGGCTCTTAGAGCGGGAAGCGGTCGCCGCTGGGTCACAGCCTACAGATGTGCCTGGGGGACGGGGCTGCCCCGGCAACACCGCCGTgcgcgggcagcggggccgccCTGAGGGGAACCCGCCATggcaccgccggggccgccccgcacaGCCGGGCTGCGGCTGCCCACACCTGAGGGGAACCCGCCATggcaccgccggggccgccccgcacaGCCGGGCTGCGGCTGCCCACACCTGAGGGGAACCCGCCATGGCACCGCCGGGGCGCTCCTGCCCCCGGGCCGccggcagcagggacaggacggGGCTGCCAACACCCCGCCACTGCTTCCCTGCCCTCAGTGCATCAAGGCGGTGGCACCGCTGGATTGCAAAACATTCCAAACGTCTCCCTTGCAACACCAAGGGGAAACCATAGaataggaaggaaaggaaagctgtgCCAAAAGCcaagggggaggaaagggaaaccTGCACAAAGATACTACTGAGCCTTGGGCTTTGCAATAGCCTCCACTGTGTCAGGTGAAACATTAGGATGAAACAATCTACTAAACACTGCGACATCGAAAGTGCCATTTGCATAATTTTgcaaatacacaaaaatattttaaaaagcagtccTATACATTTATTGAAGTGATTTGATAAGTTGCTGACAGAACCAGTTTCACGTCTATGATGTTCTTCATGCTTCCTGGATGGGGGTGCATCTCCCAGCACTTGGGGCTGCCACACGGCTCCTGTCACGGCAACTTCTAGATTGGCTGCATTAATTTGGAGTCTGACattgctggttttgcctttGGGATGTCCTCGATTCTTCCTGGCCGCTGTTGCACCTCCCAGCCCTTGGTGATCTCACGTGGCTCCTGTCACGATGACTTCTGGACTGGCTCTGTGTATTGGGGCTCTGATATTGCTGCCAGAAGTGGTTTCGCTTGCAGGATGTCTCTGTTTGTGCCTGGCTCTGGAGTCGCCTCCACTGCCTGCTGTGGGCTGTGTGCGGGGCAGTAGgagctggggggaaaaggggtgggTGAGCTGAGAAGTGCTgggcccttccctggtggtggCAAGGAAGGGACTGGAGGTACCTGTATGGTGGAATAAACTGGGTGACACAGCCTCCCTGCTTGGCACAGGGCAGGTGGAAGCTCAGGTCACAATCTGTTTCCCAGCAGGAGATGGTGGCCCCGCTCTGGCCACagatgctgcagctctggaaagagcagagcagccccatcagcagcagcctcagggcctcctccttgtcccagaGCTGGTTGGAAGGGCTGGGCTTTCTTGCTTGGGGTCTGGGCTAAGCTCCAGCAAACCTCGCCTGGCACAAATCTCCCTGCTCTTCTCAGGCTCTCACCTTCTGTTCTTCCCGGGAGACTACATCTAGGATATCCCTTGGGAGAAAGCCCTGGAATCCTACTTGATCATCATTGTGCAGAGGAAGGTGGCTggcaaaaacctgtagaaaaAAGGACATGTACTGATGAGGAGAGAGTGGCAGGGACTGCCTGTCAAAACATGAAGCAACTCACCCGGCAGAACTCGTGGaaacagagcccatttatctggAGATTTTCTCCACAcgtccgggtcagcctctgatcgtCCACACAGCTGGCAtgctggaggggagagagacCATGGCacctctgccaggctggggcagcTTCCCTGCGGGATTGaccccaggggctgctctgtccctgcctggctggctgaagggcagggctggaggccTTGGGGAGGACGGGACATTGTGGGCACGGGTGTCCCAGCAGgtgtcccctgccccagctgggcCCCGCTTGCTGAGGAAAGGAGGGtcccagccccgggatgcctggacagctcctgcctccctgtgccactgctcCTGGCCCCACGCTGGCCGCCCcgacagcccctctgccaggctgagggaggggcactttgctctcacctggctccctcaCTTCGGGGGGCTCCTCCTCCCTGTCTGACGTGGGACGTGTCAgcggtgggtccctgtctcaccGTCCCACTGGTGAGtggagctcccagcactgggtgctctaacacaGCTCCTGTCACGGTGACTTCAGGATCTGCTGGATGAATTTGGGGTCTGACACTGCTGGTGGGAGCGGTTTCACCTGCAGTCAGGACTccgactgctggagcagctgctgtcctcagttgctggaaagcagctgtgggatgaCCCCAgtgttacctgactgtcagggctggagctgctcgtcttTTGTGAGAGGGATTTCAGAGTCTCCTCCGATGTTGCCTGTCAGTTTGTATGGAGTTTGCTTGTACTGAGGGTGATGGTCTCGTATTCCTTGGAGTTGTCAGAAGAGTCCTTCATGAGATCAACAAGCTCTGGGTCTTAACTGGACGCTGTAAGGGGAGCAGGAGGGTCAAGGCTGCTCCAGGCCCTGGAtaagataggccagagcagtgtctCCAGTCCTCCTGGAGCAGACAGGCTCTGCCAAGCCAACCCTGGACACCCgttgccaggcccaggggcaccaggcccagggtcagCAGGGTGCTTTGCCTTTTACCTGTGCCCAGGActgcacagccatcacattcccagctggtTATGATGTCCCtcaggccagagcagtgcctgggggtgccctcggcagcacaggaggagcacaggagcagttcccagggcctggggaagcaaacgggttcatggaggtgctgagctcttctcctgggtccttgtgcttcaagccctgcagagccctggggtgcagctttggcaacttacccctgtcgctctgcctcctgcctgcctcctggaaaaaggcactcactggcatcacagtgcctgtgtctgtCTCCCAGCTCATTGAATGCAGTATGGTTCTCCATGATGGTGGTCtgataggaaaaggaaaactgatgagctccctctgccctggcatcgggcaggtgcagggtgtccctgctctTCCCGCTGTGCCATCCCAGCAGGTGATGGTGGCCCCGCTCTGGccacagatgcagcagctctggaaagagcagagcagccccttcagctgcagcctcagggcctcctccttgtcccagaGCTGGTTGGAAGGGCTGGGCTTTCTTGCTTGGGGTCTGGGCTAAGCTCCAGCAAACCTCGCCTGGCACAAATCTCCCTGCTCTTCTCAGGCTCTCACCTTCTGTTCTTCCCGGGAGACTACATCTAGGATATCCCTTGGGAGAAAGCCCTGGAATCCTACTGGATCATCATTGTGCAGAGGAAGGTGGCTGGCAaaaaactgtagaaaaaaaGGACACGCACTGATGAGGAGAGAGTGGCAGGGACTGCCTGTCAAAACATGGAGGGAGCTCATGAAGCAACTCCCCAGGCAGAACTTGTGGGCACAGATCCCATGTTTCTGGATTTTCCCCCCACAGATGTctgggtcagcctctgatctcCGACACAGCAGGCAtgctggaggggagagagacaatggccccgggcatggcacctgtaCTGCCCGCCCcgacagcccctctgccaggctgagggaggggcactttgctctcacctggctctcTCCCTTCAGGGGCCTCCGCCTTCCTGTCTGACATGTAACGCATCAGTGGGGAGTCCCTGTCTCAccgtctgagcggtgagtggggctcccagcactgggtgctctatCACGCCTCCCATCACGGCGACTTCTGGATCTGGTGGATGAATCTGaggtccgacgctgctggcgggagtgcTGTTGTCTTTGGGAAGTCCTGGCAGGTGTCTCCCTTGAGTTTCGCCTGCCAGCACTCGGTGCTGGCGTGCGGTTCCTGTCAAGGGGACTTCTGGACCGACCAGATGTATTTGAGGTCCGACTTTGGCGGCGGGAGCTATTTCGCCTGCGGGATGTCCCTGATTCTTCTTGgctgggcctgcgcctcccagtACTTGGTGTTGGGACATGGCTCCTGTCACGGCGACTTCTGGACCGAAGGCGTGGATTTTGCAgccgacgctgctggcgggagcGGTTTCGGCTGCGTGATGTCTCTGATGCTTCCTGGGTGGAGGTGCAGCTCCCATCCCTTGGTGTTCTCA from Pseudopipra pipra isolate bDixPip1 chromosome 11, bDixPip1.hap1, whole genome shotgun sequence includes the following:
- the LOC135420550 gene encoding LOW QUALITY PROTEIN: G2/M phase-specific E3 ubiquitin-protein ligase-like (The sequence of the model RefSeq protein was modified relative to this genomic sequence to represent the inferred CDS: inserted 1 base in 1 codon) — translated: MSHREQAAPRGREPACLLCRQSDADSDICGEKLFIHGFCAHENCLFFANNFPDRPIHRRGLWCLHSWEIRDVVSQAAEQSCSICGQIGATIYCCRRHCDVSFHLPCAKQGGCVTQFCRPYRAFCAAHRPQQAVEATPEPGTECIICMEPVEDRKTFNTMVCPACKSAWFHRDCIQVGVVLSPXGGTAGAQQHQGLTLAVVFLLQGQALHAGYSSMQCPLCRNDDAFRKDLLTMGIRIPFRPPTWEGFNAFDELGDRHRRCDASECLFPGGRQEAERQGPWELLLCSSCAAEGTHRHCSGLRTSITSWECDGCAGLGTSSRVDSRLPGVSMARQSGLEPCDGSREPQTTSTNAGILMLPWQSPSSAPLETISPSTSAQVPARVSSAPQTSHRRTNRQGTWEQPLQTPSQETSSSSPESQVTSGSSHSTFTETEDSSSSSSRGPDRRQNHPRRQRRAQNPHFRSRSPLDRTHEPSPSPGRRRPRPRPSGTSRRRNRSRLQHETPNPSGRSRSRHDRSQVRAPSAGRSSRSRETSRTSRNQNRSHQQHQTPNASGRSRSRRVRNCVRAPSAGSRIPSQEASGTSRRRNRSRRQRQTPNPAGRSRSPLDRNCTPPPSAGRRNSRETPARSSQRQQHSRQQRRTRNSSTRSRSPHDRSRVRAPSTARRTHRWDGETRTHR